Proteins from a single region of Punica granatum isolate Tunisia-2019 chromosome 8, ASM765513v2, whole genome shotgun sequence:
- the LOC116187206 gene encoding transcription factor TCP17, which yields MNASSREKCDFWAKEERDQHPDRLSLVPSSSRRWSAFRNPRIVRVSRALGGKDRHSKVCTVRGLRDRRIRLSVPTAVQLYDLQDKLGVSQPSKVIDWLIDATKHEIDKLPPLQMPPGFGGFPLVSPDLLGASRSSLAPFFDAGSSTSTLLKHGLINPLFSSKNNININDNLEGEDMASRSKYWDVNDVMRAKGKEVESREFHLEKAKFDEPNIPARLNFLPLPSLSSHTISLSHQLGTQLGFMRQSDHQNHFTGDGSSNIASSLSLSSNIHHHNPSYFTTSTPIIFPPYNNAPTNPLVAESNFQLFSSGSMPPLHLFGSSTRPILGEYVKFLCQENKTENPPSI from the coding sequence ATGAATGCAAGTTCAAGAGAAAAGTGTGATTTTTGGGccaaggaagagagagatcaACACCCGGATCGGCTCTCCCTGGTGCCGTCCAGTTCAAGACGGTGGTCAGCATTTAGGAACCCAAGAATTGTCCGTGTCTCACGTGCCCTCGGAGGCAAAGACAGGCACAGCAAGGTTTGCACCGTACGAGGCCTGAGGGATCGTAGGATCAGACTCTCGGTACCCACAGCTGTTCAGCTGTACGATCTGCAAGATAAGCTTGGAGTCAGTCAACCCAGCAAGGTAATAGACTGGTTGATTGATGCTACCAAGCACGAGATTGACAAGCTCCCTCCTCTTCAGATGCCGCCCGGGTTTGGTGGATTCCCTTTAGTCTCTCCCGACCTTTTGGGTGCCTCCCGGTCATCTCTCGCTCCCTTCTTCGATGCTGGTAGTTCTACTTCTACATTGTTGAAGCACGGGTTGATTAATCCGCTATTCTCCAGCAAAAACAATATCAACATCAACGATAACTTGGAAGGTGAAGACATGGCATCTAGATCAAAGTACTGGGACGTGAACGATGTAATGAGGGCAAAAGGTAAGGAGGTCGAGAGTCGGGAATTTCATCTTGAGAAGGCTAAGTTTGACGAACCAAACATTCCAGCTCGGCTCAATTTCCTTCCACTTCCCAGTCTCTCTTCACACACCATATCCTTATCTCATCAACTAGGGACCCAACTCGGGTTCATGCGGCAAAGTGATCATCAAAACCACTTCACCGGTGATGGCAGCAGTAACATTGCTTCTTCGCTGTCTCTCTCTTCGAACATTCATCATCATAATCCTTCATACTTCACGACATCGACGCCGATTATTTTTCCTCCATATAATAATGCCCCGACCAATCCTCTAGTAGCTGAGAGTAACTTCCAATTGTTCAGCTCAGGTTCCATGCCGCCTCTTCATCTATTCGGATCATCAACAAGACCGATCTTGGGCGAGTATGTCAAGTTTCTCTGCCAGGAAAATAAGACCGAAAACCCACCAAGCATATGA
- the LOC116189516 gene encoding uncharacterized protein LOC116189516: protein MAKSGSSLSQFLKRYLKKPWEFTGPQTSPEYLPSVPKATEYRIPSPATFPLKAIVPTSNPETVYDIKYFTRDQRRNRPPISRTVLKKADVEKMMKEKTCFSVDEFPRVYLTDKVEEDDNAIGGGYQK from the coding sequence ATGGCGAAATCCGGTTCCTCGTTGTCGCAATTCCTGAAGCGCTACCTGAAGAAGCCATGGGAGTTCACCGGCCCCCAGACCTCGCCGGAGTACCTGCCATCAGTGCCCAAGGCGACGGAGTACCGGATCCCCAGCCCCGCTACGTTCCCGCTCAAGGCCATCGTGCCGACATCCAACCCCGAGACCGTGTACGATATCAAGTACTTCACCCGCGACCAGCGCCGCAACCGCCCGCCGATCAGCAGGACCGTGCTGAAGAAGGCCGACGTCGAGAAGATGATGAAGGAGAAGACCTGCTTCTCCGTCGATGAGTTCCCTAGGGTTTACTTGACCGACAAGGTCGAGGAGGACGACAATGCCATTGGCGGCGGCTACCAGAAATAG
- the LOC116187663 gene encoding phosphomannomutase-like — translation MAPRKPGLVALFDVDGTLTAPRKVATPLMLELMKELRKVVTVGVVGGSDLSKISEQLGRTVTDDYDYVFSENGLVAHKDGKLIGMQSLKLFLGEEKLKEFINFTLHYIADLDIPIKRGTFIEFRNGMLNVSPIGRNCSQVERDEFEKYDKVHNIRPKMVSVLREKFAHLNLTFSIGGQISFDVFPQGWDKTYCLRYLDEFPEIHFFGDKTYKGGNDYEIFESERTTGHTVTSPEDTVEMCKALFMSGA, via the exons ATGGCTCCGAGAAAGCCTggtttggtcgctctgtttgATGTTGATGGAACTCTCACTGCTCCTCGAAAG GTGGCTACTCCTCTGATGTTAGAGTTGATGAAGGAACTCCGAAAG GTTGTTACAGTCGGAGTTGTGGGAGGATCAGACCTTTCTAAGATATCCGAGCAACTTGGGAGGACAG TTACTGATGACTATGACTATGTATTTTCTGAGAATGGCCTTGTGGCACATAAAGATGGCAAGCTGATTGGCATGCAG AGCTTGAAGTTGTTTCTCGGAGAGGAAAAACTGAAG gaatttattaattttacgCTTCACTACATTGCTGATCTGGACATTCCGATAAAAAG GGGAACATTCATAGAGTTCAGAAACGGGATGTTGAATGTATCTCCAATTGGGCGAAACTGCAGCCAGGTTGAAAGAGATGAATTCGAAAAATATGACAAG GTTCACAATATACGCCCCAAAATGGTATCAGTCCTACGTGAGAAATTTGCGCATCTTAACTTGACATTCTCGATAGGAGGCCAGATAAGTTTTGAT GTATTTCCTCAAGGTTGGGATAAGACATATTGCTTGAGGTACCTTGATGAGTTCCCAGAAATCCACTTCTTTGGTGATAAAACTTACAAG GGTGGAAACGACTATGAGATTTTCGAATCTGAGAGGACTACAGGTCATACAG TGACTAGTCCAGAAGATACAGTCGAGATGTGCAAGGCTCTCTTCATGTCTGGAGCTTAA
- the LOC116187664 gene encoding phosphomannomutase-like, whose protein sequence is MAPRKPDSIAMFDVDGTFTAPRKVATPLMLEFMKELRKSLKLFLGEEKLKWFINLTLRYIANLDIPIKGWQHPRLRISCSVDFYVSMAF, encoded by the exons ATGGCTCCGAGAAAGCCCGATTCGATCGCTATGTTTGATGTTGATGGAACTTTCACTGCTCCTCGAAAG GTGGCTACTCCTCTGATGTTAGAGTTCATGAAGGAACTCCGAAAG AGCTTGAAGTTGTTTCTGGGAGAGGAAAAACTGAAG TGGTTTATTAATCTTACGCTTCGCTACATTGCCAATTTGGACATTCCGATAAAGGGTTGGCAGCACCCACGCCTTCGAATTAGTTGTTCGGTCGATTTTTATGTTTCCATGGCCTTTTAA
- the LOC116187662 gene encoding nuclear transport factor 2 isoform X2: MAMQEAGTTSAPTARVVGNAFVEQYYHILHQSPGLVHRFYQDSSLLSRPDAGGEMTTVTTTQAINEKILSLNYEDFTAEIKTADAQESHGRGVIVLVTGCLTGKDGVRRNFTQTFFLAPQEKGYFVLNDVFRYLGENESEPINPIPSNGISDSIPAPASTPEPEPPTAPDQPAVEPATSFEEEDLSNGPEICDLTGNEESVVEDEAVEPQTLSLDTAPANEEDAPKKSYASILKVMQGNVVPHKVHAPSSTAKASPTKDTPQLLAKPPAPAPSGPSIDVVPESSTAPEGEGHSIYVKNLPYDATFELLEEVFKKFGPIKAEGIQVRSTKQGSCFGFVEFENQGSMQSALEASPILIGDRLALVEEKRANNRVMSSGRGRFSSGRGGFRNENFRGRGGFGGGRGYGRSEFRSHGEFSARPRAPMGRGGEGYQRGAYQNGSGRGGRGGGGNRGPIPA; the protein is encoded by the exons ATGGCAATGCAGGAGGCAGGTACGACTTCTGCTCCTACTGCTCGAGTTGTTGGCAATGCCTTTGTGGAGCAGTATTACCACATACTTCACCAGTCCCCAGGACTGGTGCACAGATTTTACCAAGATTCAAGTTTGCTAAGTCGACCAGATGCTGGTGGTGAAATGACTACCGTGACTACAACGCAA GCAATTAATGAAAAGATACTATCCTTGAACTACGAAGATTTCACAGCAGAGATAAAAACTGCTGATGCTCAGGAGTCTCATGGGAGAGGAGTGATTGTTCTGGTAACTGGTTGCTTAACTGGGAAGGATGGTGTGAGAAGGAATTTCACTCAGACGTTCTTTCTAGCTCCTCAAGAAAAAGGATACTTCGTTCTGAATGATGTTTTTAGGTATCTTGGGGAGAATGAATCAGAACCCATCAACCCCATCCCATCTAATGGTATCAGTGACAGTATACCGGCACCTGCCTCGACTCCTGAACCAG AGCCCCCGACTGCACCTGATCAACCAGCAGTGGAACCAGCAACATCCTTTGAGGAGGAAGATCTTAGTAATGGTCCTGAAATTTGTGATCTTACTGGAAATGAAGAATCTGTTGTTGAAGACGAGGCTGTAGAACCCCAAACCCTTTCTCTTGACACAGCACCTGCAAATGAGGAGGATGCTCCTAAAAAGTCTTACGCATCGATA TTGAAGGTAATGCAAGGAAATGTTGTGCCTCATAAAGTTCATGCACCATCTAGCACAGCGAAGGCTTCTCCCACAAAGGATACCCCACAATTACTTGCAAAGCCTCCTGCTCCTGCGCCATCAGGCCCTAGCATTGATGTTGTTCCAGAGAGCAGCACTGCTCCAGAAG GTGAAGGTCATTCCATATATGTAAAGAACTTGCCTTATGATGCAACTTTTGAACTACTTGAAGAAGTGTTCAAGAAATTTGGACCCATCAAGGCCGAAGGCATTCAAGTTAGGAGCACCAAG CAGGGGTCGTGTTTTGGTTTTGTTGAGTTTGAAAATCAGGGTTCCATGCAGAGTGCACTAGAG GCATCGCCGATACTGATTGGGGATCGTCTAGCATTGGTCGAAGAGAAGAGAGCCAACAACCGAG TTATGAGCAGTGGAAGAGGGAGGTTTTCTTCTGGAAGAGGTGGGTTCAGGAATGAGAACTTCAGGGGCCGTGGAGGTTTTGGTGGAGGTCGGGGCTATGGGAGAAGTGAATTCAGAAGTCACGGCGAATTTTCGGCTCGTCCTAGGGCCCCTATGGGACGAGGCGGAGAAGGTTATCAACGAGGAGCCTATCAGAATGGGAGCGGAAGAGGCGGACGTGGTGGAGGCGGGAACCGTGGGCCCATTCCCGCCTAA
- the LOC116187662 gene encoding nuclear transport factor 2 isoform X4: MAMQEAGTTSAPTARVVGNAFVEQYYHILHQSPGLVHRFYQDSSLLSRPDAGGEMTTVTTTQAINEKILSLNYEDFTAEIKTADAQESHGRGVIVLVTGCLTGKDGVRRNFTQTFFLAPQEKGYFVLNDVFRYLGENESEPINPIPSNGISDSIPAPASTPEPEPPTAPDQPAVEPATSFEEEDLSNGPEICDLTGNEESVVEDEAVEPQTLSLDTAPANEEDAPKKSYASILKVMQGNVVPHKVHAPSSTAKASPTKDTPQLLAKPPAPAPSGPSIDVVPESSTAPEGEGHSIYVKNLPYDATFELLEEVFKKFGPIKAEGIQVRSTKGSCFGFVEFENQGSMQSALEASPILIGDRLALVEEKRANNRVMSSGRGRFSSGRGGFRNENFRGRGGFGGGRGYGRSEFRSHGEFSARPRAPMGRGGEGYQRGAYQNGSGRGGRGGGGNRGPIPA; the protein is encoded by the exons ATGGCAATGCAGGAGGCAGGTACGACTTCTGCTCCTACTGCTCGAGTTGTTGGCAATGCCTTTGTGGAGCAGTATTACCACATACTTCACCAGTCCCCAGGACTGGTGCACAGATTTTACCAAGATTCAAGTTTGCTAAGTCGACCAGATGCTGGTGGTGAAATGACTACCGTGACTACAACGCAA GCAATTAATGAAAAGATACTATCCTTGAACTACGAAGATTTCACAGCAGAGATAAAAACTGCTGATGCTCAGGAGTCTCATGGGAGAGGAGTGATTGTTCTGGTAACTGGTTGCTTAACTGGGAAGGATGGTGTGAGAAGGAATTTCACTCAGACGTTCTTTCTAGCTCCTCAAGAAAAAGGATACTTCGTTCTGAATGATGTTTTTAGGTATCTTGGGGAGAATGAATCAGAACCCATCAACCCCATCCCATCTAATGGTATCAGTGACAGTATACCGGCACCTGCCTCGACTCCTGAACCAG AGCCCCCGACTGCACCTGATCAACCAGCAGTGGAACCAGCAACATCCTTTGAGGAGGAAGATCTTAGTAATGGTCCTGAAATTTGTGATCTTACTGGAAATGAAGAATCTGTTGTTGAAGACGAGGCTGTAGAACCCCAAACCCTTTCTCTTGACACAGCACCTGCAAATGAGGAGGATGCTCCTAAAAAGTCTTACGCATCGATA TTGAAGGTAATGCAAGGAAATGTTGTGCCTCATAAAGTTCATGCACCATCTAGCACAGCGAAGGCTTCTCCCACAAAGGATACCCCACAATTACTTGCAAAGCCTCCTGCTCCTGCGCCATCAGGCCCTAGCATTGATGTTGTTCCAGAGAGCAGCACTGCTCCAGAAG GTGAAGGTCATTCCATATATGTAAAGAACTTGCCTTATGATGCAACTTTTGAACTACTTGAAGAAGTGTTCAAGAAATTTGGACCCATCAAGGCCGAAGGCATTCAAGTTAGGAGCACCAAG GGGTCGTGTTTTGGTTTTGTTGAGTTTGAAAATCAGGGTTCCATGCAGAGTGCACTAGAG GCATCGCCGATACTGATTGGGGATCGTCTAGCATTGGTCGAAGAGAAGAGAGCCAACAACCGAG TTATGAGCAGTGGAAGAGGGAGGTTTTCTTCTGGAAGAGGTGGGTTCAGGAATGAGAACTTCAGGGGCCGTGGAGGTTTTGGTGGAGGTCGGGGCTATGGGAGAAGTGAATTCAGAAGTCACGGCGAATTTTCGGCTCGTCCTAGGGCCCCTATGGGACGAGGCGGAGAAGGTTATCAACGAGGAGCCTATCAGAATGGGAGCGGAAGAGGCGGACGTGGTGGAGGCGGGAACCGTGGGCCCATTCCCGCCTAA
- the LOC116187662 gene encoding nuclear transport factor 2 isoform X1 encodes MAMQEAGTTSAPTARVVGNAFVEQYYHILHQSPGLVHRFYQDSSLLSRPDAGGEMTTVTTTQQAINEKILSLNYEDFTAEIKTADAQESHGRGVIVLVTGCLTGKDGVRRNFTQTFFLAPQEKGYFVLNDVFRYLGENESEPINPIPSNGISDSIPAPASTPEPEPPTAPDQPAVEPATSFEEEDLSNGPEICDLTGNEESVVEDEAVEPQTLSLDTAPANEEDAPKKSYASILKVMQGNVVPHKVHAPSSTAKASPTKDTPQLLAKPPAPAPSGPSIDVVPESSTAPEGEGHSIYVKNLPYDATFELLEEVFKKFGPIKAEGIQVRSTKQGSCFGFVEFENQGSMQSALEASPILIGDRLALVEEKRANNRVMSSGRGRFSSGRGGFRNENFRGRGGFGGGRGYGRSEFRSHGEFSARPRAPMGRGGEGYQRGAYQNGSGRGGRGGGGNRGPIPA; translated from the exons ATGGCAATGCAGGAGGCAGGTACGACTTCTGCTCCTACTGCTCGAGTTGTTGGCAATGCCTTTGTGGAGCAGTATTACCACATACTTCACCAGTCCCCAGGACTGGTGCACAGATTTTACCAAGATTCAAGTTTGCTAAGTCGACCAGATGCTGGTGGTGAAATGACTACCGTGACTACAACGCAA CAGGCAATTAATGAAAAGATACTATCCTTGAACTACGAAGATTTCACAGCAGAGATAAAAACTGCTGATGCTCAGGAGTCTCATGGGAGAGGAGTGATTGTTCTGGTAACTGGTTGCTTAACTGGGAAGGATGGTGTGAGAAGGAATTTCACTCAGACGTTCTTTCTAGCTCCTCAAGAAAAAGGATACTTCGTTCTGAATGATGTTTTTAGGTATCTTGGGGAGAATGAATCAGAACCCATCAACCCCATCCCATCTAATGGTATCAGTGACAGTATACCGGCACCTGCCTCGACTCCTGAACCAG AGCCCCCGACTGCACCTGATCAACCAGCAGTGGAACCAGCAACATCCTTTGAGGAGGAAGATCTTAGTAATGGTCCTGAAATTTGTGATCTTACTGGAAATGAAGAATCTGTTGTTGAAGACGAGGCTGTAGAACCCCAAACCCTTTCTCTTGACACAGCACCTGCAAATGAGGAGGATGCTCCTAAAAAGTCTTACGCATCGATA TTGAAGGTAATGCAAGGAAATGTTGTGCCTCATAAAGTTCATGCACCATCTAGCACAGCGAAGGCTTCTCCCACAAAGGATACCCCACAATTACTTGCAAAGCCTCCTGCTCCTGCGCCATCAGGCCCTAGCATTGATGTTGTTCCAGAGAGCAGCACTGCTCCAGAAG GTGAAGGTCATTCCATATATGTAAAGAACTTGCCTTATGATGCAACTTTTGAACTACTTGAAGAAGTGTTCAAGAAATTTGGACCCATCAAGGCCGAAGGCATTCAAGTTAGGAGCACCAAG CAGGGGTCGTGTTTTGGTTTTGTTGAGTTTGAAAATCAGGGTTCCATGCAGAGTGCACTAGAG GCATCGCCGATACTGATTGGGGATCGTCTAGCATTGGTCGAAGAGAAGAGAGCCAACAACCGAG TTATGAGCAGTGGAAGAGGGAGGTTTTCTTCTGGAAGAGGTGGGTTCAGGAATGAGAACTTCAGGGGCCGTGGAGGTTTTGGTGGAGGTCGGGGCTATGGGAGAAGTGAATTCAGAAGTCACGGCGAATTTTCGGCTCGTCCTAGGGCCCCTATGGGACGAGGCGGAGAAGGTTATCAACGAGGAGCCTATCAGAATGGGAGCGGAAGAGGCGGACGTGGTGGAGGCGGGAACCGTGGGCCCATTCCCGCCTAA
- the LOC116187662 gene encoding nuclear transport factor 2 isoform X3, with protein sequence MAMQEAGTTSAPTARVVGNAFVEQYYHILHQSPGLVHRFYQDSSLLSRPDAGGEMTTVTTTQQAINEKILSLNYEDFTAEIKTADAQESHGRGVIVLVTGCLTGKDGVRRNFTQTFFLAPQEKGYFVLNDVFRYLGENESEPINPIPSNGISDSIPAPASTPEPEPPTAPDQPAVEPATSFEEEDLSNGPEICDLTGNEESVVEDEAVEPQTLSLDTAPANEEDAPKKSYASILKVMQGNVVPHKVHAPSSTAKASPTKDTPQLLAKPPAPAPSGPSIDVVPESSTAPEGEGHSIYVKNLPYDATFELLEEVFKKFGPIKAEGIQVRSTKGSCFGFVEFENQGSMQSALEASPILIGDRLALVEEKRANNRVMSSGRGRFSSGRGGFRNENFRGRGGFGGGRGYGRSEFRSHGEFSARPRAPMGRGGEGYQRGAYQNGSGRGGRGGGGNRGPIPA encoded by the exons ATGGCAATGCAGGAGGCAGGTACGACTTCTGCTCCTACTGCTCGAGTTGTTGGCAATGCCTTTGTGGAGCAGTATTACCACATACTTCACCAGTCCCCAGGACTGGTGCACAGATTTTACCAAGATTCAAGTTTGCTAAGTCGACCAGATGCTGGTGGTGAAATGACTACCGTGACTACAACGCAA CAGGCAATTAATGAAAAGATACTATCCTTGAACTACGAAGATTTCACAGCAGAGATAAAAACTGCTGATGCTCAGGAGTCTCATGGGAGAGGAGTGATTGTTCTGGTAACTGGTTGCTTAACTGGGAAGGATGGTGTGAGAAGGAATTTCACTCAGACGTTCTTTCTAGCTCCTCAAGAAAAAGGATACTTCGTTCTGAATGATGTTTTTAGGTATCTTGGGGAGAATGAATCAGAACCCATCAACCCCATCCCATCTAATGGTATCAGTGACAGTATACCGGCACCTGCCTCGACTCCTGAACCAG AGCCCCCGACTGCACCTGATCAACCAGCAGTGGAACCAGCAACATCCTTTGAGGAGGAAGATCTTAGTAATGGTCCTGAAATTTGTGATCTTACTGGAAATGAAGAATCTGTTGTTGAAGACGAGGCTGTAGAACCCCAAACCCTTTCTCTTGACACAGCACCTGCAAATGAGGAGGATGCTCCTAAAAAGTCTTACGCATCGATA TTGAAGGTAATGCAAGGAAATGTTGTGCCTCATAAAGTTCATGCACCATCTAGCACAGCGAAGGCTTCTCCCACAAAGGATACCCCACAATTACTTGCAAAGCCTCCTGCTCCTGCGCCATCAGGCCCTAGCATTGATGTTGTTCCAGAGAGCAGCACTGCTCCAGAAG GTGAAGGTCATTCCATATATGTAAAGAACTTGCCTTATGATGCAACTTTTGAACTACTTGAAGAAGTGTTCAAGAAATTTGGACCCATCAAGGCCGAAGGCATTCAAGTTAGGAGCACCAAG GGGTCGTGTTTTGGTTTTGTTGAGTTTGAAAATCAGGGTTCCATGCAGAGTGCACTAGAG GCATCGCCGATACTGATTGGGGATCGTCTAGCATTGGTCGAAGAGAAGAGAGCCAACAACCGAG TTATGAGCAGTGGAAGAGGGAGGTTTTCTTCTGGAAGAGGTGGGTTCAGGAATGAGAACTTCAGGGGCCGTGGAGGTTTTGGTGGAGGTCGGGGCTATGGGAGAAGTGAATTCAGAAGTCACGGCGAATTTTCGGCTCGTCCTAGGGCCCCTATGGGACGAGGCGGAGAAGGTTATCAACGAGGAGCCTATCAGAATGGGAGCGGAAGAGGCGGACGTGGTGGAGGCGGGAACCGTGGGCCCATTCCCGCCTAA